Within Bradymonas sediminis, the genomic segment CCCAAGGGGAACTCGATGGGCAGCGACGAGGACGACTTCGCCCTGATGCCGCTTAAGGCCGTGCAGCGCCGGCTGCTGGGCAGCCAGGATATCACCGGCATCTCGGTGTCGGTCGCCCAGGGAGCCGACACGACCCAGGCCAAGGCCGAGATCGAGGCGCTGCTGCGCCAGCGCCGCCCGCCTGCCCCCGACGGCACCGATGATTTCCGCGTGCACGATATGCAGGAGATCGTCGAGACCCTGCAGGGCGTCACCCAGGCGCTGACCGCCCTGCTGGGCGTGGTCGCCGCGGTCAGCCTTTTGGTCGGGGGCATCGGGATCATGAATATCATGCTGGTGTCGGTCACCGAGCGCACCCGCGAGATCGGGCTGCGCCTGGCGATCGGGGCGCGCGCGCGCGACGTGCTCACCCAATTCCTCATCGAGGCCATCGCGGTCTCGTGTCTCGGCGGCTTCCTGGGCATCGTCCTGGGGCTCGCGGGCAGTTGGGCGGCGGTCCGGGCGATGGATATGCCCTTTGTTTTTTCGCCCAGCGTGGCGCTCATCGGCTTCTCTTTTTCGGCCGCCATCGGCGTCATCTTTGGTTATCTGCCGGCGCGAAAAGCCGCGCATCTCAACCCCATCGAAGCACTTCGTCATGAGTAAGTTTTTGCCTAAATATATGCTCCTTCATCCCAAAAAACCGCAGCACCTGACCCCCAGACGCCCATGCTTTTGGCCGGGCGCGGCGGTATTTTGCGCAGTGTCATTTACCTCGCTTGCGCTGGCTGCGCCGGCCTTTGCCCAGGCCGTCGCCCCGAAGGAGACCCCCGAGGGCGCAAACCCCGCCGCCCTGCTCGCCAGCGAGGCCGCCGACCCCTCCGAGGGCTTTGAATCGCAAACCCCAAAAGAGGTCCTCGAGCGCGCGATGACCCACAACCCGAACCTGCAGGCTGCCGTCCTCGCCTGGCGCCAGGCGAAGCTGCAGGTGGTCAGCCAGGACAATCAATTCGTGCCGCTGGCCTTCGCCGAGGTCGGCTATAGCACCGGGCGCCGACCATACCAGGGGCGCGACGGGGTCCAATTATTGTCGAGCGATTCGATTCGCTTTAGCACCGGCTTAAACCAGACCTTCCGCAGCGCGACGCGCGTGGGGGTCTCGCTCGAGGTTGAGCGCGCGGCCGAGGATTCGATCGTCCTGGGCGACCTCGACGACACCTTCGGGCTGGGCTTTTTGTTGACCGTCAGCCAGCCCTGGCTGCGCGGTTTTGGCCAGGAGACGATCCTGGCCGAATTGCATATCGCCGAGGTGCGCCGCGACGCCGCGCTGGCCGAGCAGGAGCGCCAGGCGAACGCCCTGGCCCGCCAGGTGCTCGACGCCTACTGGTCGCTGTGGTTCTCGGAGCAGCAAATTCGGATCAACCAATCGGCGCTGCAACTTGCGCGCCAGGAGCTAAAGCGCGCCCAGGAGCAGTTCAAGGTCGGCGAAATTTCGGCCTCGCAAATGGTATCTCTGGAAACCGAGTTGGCCCGCCTCACCGAGGACCTTGTGCGCAGCCAGGCCACGCGCCAGACCCAGCAATTTCAGCTCGCGGCGCTGCTGGGCGAATCCCCCGATAAGGCCACGCTCACCCCTGCCACCGAGCCGCCCGACGTCTACGATAACCTGCGCCGCGCCGACCTCTTCGCCGAGGCTGAGAAGCGCTCCTACGAGCTCCAGAGTCTCAAATACACCGCCGAAATCGCCCGCATTCAGGCGGCGCTGGCCAAAAACCGGAGCCTGCCCTCATTGAGCACCGACGCGACCGTGCGCGTCTCGGGGCTGGGCGACGACGTGCCGGCGGCCTTTGAGCAAATCGGCGGACTCGAGGCCATCAGCGGCAATATCAGCCTTCGCCTGGAGCTGCCGATCATCAACCGCGCCGCCCGGGCCGATGCCGAGAGGGCCGCGCTCGAGGTCGAGATCGCCGAGACCAAATACCGCGCCGCGCGCGACCAACTTCAAAGCCGGGTCGCCAGCACCCTGAGCAACTTCGAGTCCGCCCAGAGCCGCCTGGAGCTCGCCAAAAAGACCGCCACGCTGGCCGAGCGCCAGGTCGAGATTCAGTCGACCCTCTTCGCCAACGGCAACACCACCATGCTCGACGTCGTCAGCGCCATTCAGCAGCGCAACCAGGCCCAGCTTCGTGTCGCCAGCACCCGCGTCGAAATCCTGAAGTTGCGCCTCGAATTAGAGGAAGCCACCGGCACCCTTTTGGAGCGGGTCAGCGCCGCGCTCGAATAAGACCGCGCATTTTTTCTCGGGCCGCCCCCTCCTCAACGCCATTAAAGGCCGATTTCACACCTTTCTTTGATTTATTTTGCGCCACCAGCTTTCCTCTCGTCGATCCGCCCCTATAGTATCGGGTAGGCCGAATTCTCCATGGGTGTGTGCGTGACAACGCATATTTTTGGCAGGTCGGCATGTCCCGGTTGACCCGAGACTAGAGGGGCGGCGTCTCAGCCCGAAACGGTCGGCGCGTCGCGAACAAATATGGTCCAACGAATCCCGGCCGGGATTTTGGGCCTCACAATTGAGCATGAGAGTACGATTATGGCAGACAGAATCCTCGGAAAAGTGAAGTGGTTTAACGAAGACAAAGGCTACGGCTTCATCGAGCGTGAAGACGGCGGCGAAGATGTCTTTTTGCACCACAGCGCTCTGGACAGCTCAGGTGGTTTCGCGACCATCGCCGAAGACACCCCGGTTGAATTTGAGGTGGAGCAGGGCCCGAAAGGTCCCAAGGCCGCCCACGTACAAAAACGCTAATTCTCGCGTTTTCGTATGAAAATATGAGGAAAAAGCCGACCATTTTAATGTTCGGCTTTTTTCATGCCTACATTTTCACGTGATCCCACCAACGATTTACTCCATGCTCGCCGCGCCGGCTTCGCCATGAACTCAGAACCCAATTTGTATGTGATGTCATTATGAATACCGCCTTGCCGAACTCTTCGGGCGCCGCGAGTCGACTCGCGCGATTTGCCCGCCTCACCCTGGTGAGCCTCGTCATCCTGGGCGGGTGCGAGCGCCCCCAGCCCGGAGAGGAAGCCGAGCTCGCCGCGCAATCGAGCAATGAGGAGTTGATGATCTTTGCGGCATCTTCGCTCACCGAGGCGTTTCACGAGATCGCCGACGCCTTCGAAAAAGAGCAGTCCGGCGTGGACGTCACCCTTCATTTCGCCGGCAGCCAGGCCCTGCGCACGCAGATCGAAAACGGCGCCCCCGCCGACGTCTTCGCCTCGGCGAACTCAAAGCATATGAGCGCCTTGCTCGCAAAAGACCTCGTCGGCGCGCCCGCCCTTTTTGCCCATAATCGCCTCGTGATCGTGACCCCGCCGGACAACCCCGCGGGCATCGCCTCCGCCGAAGACCTGCCCAAGGCCGAGCGCCTGGTCGTGGGCGCAGACGAGGTGCCCGTCGGCATGTATACCCAGGCGTTTTTGACCCGCGCCGCGAAATCCTTTGGCGGCGACTATCGCGAAAAAGTCGAACGCGATATTGTCTCGCGCGAGGCCAACGTCCGCCTGGTCCTCACCAAGGTGTCGATGGGCGAGGCCGACGCCGGCGTGGTCTATCGCACCGACGCTTTGCAGCGCGGCGAACAGGTGCATACGGTCGAAATCCCCGACGCGCTCAACATTCGCGCCGACTACCCCGTCGCGGTGCCTACGCAGAGCCCGCGCCCCGCGCTCGCTCAGCGGTGGATCGACTTCGTGCTCTCCGAACAAGGCCAAACGATATTGGCCAAACAAGGCTTCGGCGGCGCGACACAGGCTCCCGACAAGGCCCCCTGAGCAGCGTATCGCGCACAGATTTGTCGCGCGAAGAATTAAGAAGCCCCCGAGATTTGATGTCCAGCCACACCCCCAAAAACTCAGCGACCAAGCCCGCGAGCCTGCTGGTGCGCGCGATGGCCGGCATCTTCCTGGTGTTTTTACTGCTCCCGTTGATCGCCATCGGCACCACGACCACGCCCGCCGAAATACTCACCGCCCTCAAGGACCCGCTGGTCTGGCCGGCGGTGCGCATCAGCATCGTCACGACCGCCATCAGCTTCGGCATCACGCTGGCCTTCGGGACGCCGCTGAGCTGGCTGCTGGCGCGCAGCCGCTCGCGCTGGGCGCGCGCCTGCGAATCCCTGCTCGAATTACCCATCGTGCTGCCACCGGCGGTCATCGGCGTAGCACTCCTGCTGGCCTACGGCCGCCGCGGTTGGCTGGGCGGTGTATTTGAGTCGCTGGGGTGGAGCCCCGGGTTTAGCCTCAGCGCGGTCATCTTCGCCCAATTGGTGGTCGCGGCGCCCTTTTTTATCCAATCGGCGACCGCGGCTTTTCGCCAGGTCGACGACGAATTACTCATCGTCGCGCGCACCCTGGGCGCCTCGCCGATGCGCACTTTCTTGCGCGTCGCGGTGCCGCTGGCGCTCCCCGGCCTGCTCAACGGCGCCGCGCTGATGTGGGCGCGGGCGCTGGGCGAATTTGGGGCGACGCTCTTCTTTGCCGGCAACTTGAGCGGGCGCACCCAGACGATGCCGCTGGCGATCTACGCCGCCCTGGAATCCGACCTGCGCGTCGCCCAGGCGATGTCCGTGCTGCTGGTCGCCGTGGCCATTCTGCTATTGAGCGCGTTGCGCGGCCCCATCGCCGCGAAATTCGGGCCGTATCGCCACAACGGAGAACTCCAATAGACACCCTAAACGCAGATATCAGCGGTCGCGTCGGCCCCTTCGAGCTCAACCTCTCCCTGCATCTTCAGGGCCGCCCGCTCGCGCTCATCGGCCCCAACGGCGCGGGTAAAACGACCTGCCTGAAGATGCTGCTCGGGATCTATCGCCCGAGCGCCGGGCGCATCGAGGTCGGGCGGCGCGTGCTCTTCGACGCGCAGCAAAGTGTCGACCTCGCCCCCGAGGACCGCCGCCTCGGCTATATGCCCCAAAATTACGGCCTCTTTGACCATATGAGCGTCACCGGCAATATCGCCTTCGGCATGAACTCCCTGGGAAAATCGAAGGTAGAAATCGCCCACCGCGTCCAGCAATTGCTCGCCGAACTCGACATCTCACACCTGGCCGAGCGCGCGCCCGCCTCGCTGTCCGGCGGCGAAAAACAACGCGTCGCCCTGGCCCGCGCGCTGGCGATTGACCCCTGCGCGCTGCTGCTGGACGAACCCCTGGCCGCCCTCGACCGCGGCGCAAGGCGGCGCACCCGCGACTATTTGCGCGAGTACCTGGGGCAGCTGAATCTGCCCACCCTCATCGTCACCCACGACCCCGCCGACGTGCACGCATTATGCGATCGCGTCGTCGCCATCGAGCGCGGCGCGCAGGTGCAGTGCGGCAGCGTCGAGCAATTTCGCAGGGCTCCTAAGACCCCCTTTTTACAGGACTTCTTTTGCCCCGACCTCTGAGCCGCCCACCGGTTTGCCCCTCAGATTGCCCAACCTTGCGCGGAATAGGCTCACTCTTTAGTCTGCTATTATGAGCCGCGGACGCTGAATAGTTCTTCTTTCGACGCGTCTTTATACGTGAAACGCACCGGCTTCTGGCCGGATTTCCAATGACGAAAACCGACTCCTAAGGTTAAATATTTTGAAAAACCAACCCCACGCCCGCCGCCACCTCAAACGATTCGCTGCTGTGCTGGGCGTCATCTTTCTCACCATCGCGCTGTCGCCGAGCTTCGCGTTCGCGCAGTCCTCCAAGCAGCTCAGCGAGTATATCTCGTATCAGGAGCAGATCGTGCTGGGGGTTAACTTCGACGAATTGCGCAAATCGAAATATTATTCGATGGCCGAGGAGATGGCCAAAAGCAGCGCGGCGATCAACGATATGCTCACGCTCCTCGACGAAGCCGGCGTTGACTTCAGCACCGATATCACCGCGCTCACCATGGGCGTGCCGCTGCTGGACGTCGAGAAGAGCCTGGCCGAGCGCACCTATAGCGTGGCGATCTCGGGCAAATTCGACAGCAAAAAGTTGCTGGAGACGCTGCAGGCGAAGAAGGTGGCGTTTAAGACCTCGGAGCTGGGCAAAAAGAAGCTCTATACCGCCGATAATATCGCCTTTACCTTCCCCAAAGACGGCGTTCTGCTGGTGACCTCCGGGCCCGATGCCTATCGCACCCGCGCCCTTAGCCCCCTGAAAGGGGCCGACAAGTCGGTCACTAAGGCCGGCTATTTCCAGCGCATCTTCAAAGATGTGAAGTCTGCAAGCGGCGTGTGGGTGGTCGCGAACGCGGCCAGCGGCCCCAACCCTAAATCCAAAGAGCTCGCCGTGAGCCTGGATATATCCTCGGGGCTCGCCGCTGAGATCCTGATGGAGATGGTCGATGAGACCTCCGCGGCCGCGGCCCTGGAGCATGCCCAGGCCCAGATTCAGGCCTCCGCCTCGAACCCCATGCTCGCCATGGTCGGCGCCAAACCCCTGCTCACAAATATCAAGTCGACGCACAAGGGCACCCGCGTCACCCACACCACCAAGATGAGCCCCCAGGAGCTTGACGTCTTGGTGCGCAACGCCCGTGGTTTCGTGGAGGGACAAATGAAGAAACAAATGGGCGCAAAATCCGGCTCAGCGAAGCCTGCGGCTGACGGCAAAGCCCCCGCGCCGGCCGGCCCGGTCAAGACCATCAAAGCCGACTTCGATTGATCTTGGCGCTCCCCTCGATTCGCCATCGCGAGGAGCCTGATGTATATCTAAGCCCGCCGACACAAATCGGCGGGCTTTTTGCGTGCCCGCCCCAATTATTAGAAGCAAATTTATCGCGCTTTGTTCGATCCAAGTCGCGCGTGTTTATATCTTTTATTTCTGTTTTGCTGAGATATCTTATGAGGAATATTCTGGAGATGCGAACCCGCCTAGTTAAACCGGCCGCCCGCCGCGCCGCGCCCCTGTGGGTCGCGCTGGCCGCGCTGCTCGCATTTCCGACCTCGGCCCTCGCCCAAGAAGAGCCGACCCCGAGCGACGGGATCATCTTCCCCGACCAATCCATCACGACCCGCGCTGACGCGACCAGCCTGGAGGTCAACCCGGCCGGCCTCGGGTTCATGCGCGGGATGCAATTCGCCCTCGGCCTCCAAGAGCCCAGCGAAGACTTTAAGGGCGTGAGCAATGAGGGCGTCGGCGCATTCTTAGCCGGCGGCACCGGCGCGTTCGCGGCCGGGTTCTCGACCCAGTGGATGAGCCGAAGTGACCTCGGCTACCGGGCCCGTGACTTCCGAAAATACACCTTCGGCGCCGGCGTGAGCACCGGGTCAAACCTGAGCCTGGGGGCGGCGCTTAACTTCTTCGGCAGCAGCGATGACGCGGCGCTCGACGAGTTGATGAGCTGGGACCTCGGCCTGATGTGGCGCCCCTCGGCGAACCTCGGCTTCGGGGTGCGGGTGCGCGACCTCAACCAACCGTATTTTTACACCCCCGACCCCAGCGTGCGCCAACCCGGCAGCGCCCTGCCGATTCGGGCCGATCTCGGCGTGGCGCTTCGCTTCTGGGACGGCCGCGCGCTCCTGGACCCGGCGGTTGGCTTTAGCTCCACGGGCACCTCGCTCTTCTTTCGCCCGCGGGTCGCGCTCGAGCCCTTCCCGGGCGTGCGCATCTTCGCGCGCACCGAATTCGACTTCGACCTCGAGCCCGACAATACCTCTACGACCTGGAACCAGACCGTGGCCGGCCTGTCCCTGCACACCTACGGCGTGGGCGCCGAGACCGCGGCTATCGCGGATTTCAGCGGCGAGAGTAAATTCCTCGGCTCCACCCACCTGATCAGCGTCGGCTCTCAACGCGCGCGCGAGCTCGCCCCGCCCGAGCGCCGCTGGCAATTGGTCAACCTCAACGGCGGCATCGCCGAGCAGCCATCCTCGGGGTTCTTGCGCCCGACCATCGACAGCTTCTTGTCATTGCTCCTCAAAATCGAGCAGCTCACCAACGACCCGAGCATCGAGGGCGTCGTCTTTAACGTCGGCGAAAGCGGCCTCGGCTATGCCCAGATCTGGGAGCTTCGCCAGGCGATCGCCCGGCTTCGCGCCGCCGGCAAGTCCACGGTCAGCGTCCTGACCAACCCGACCTTCCGCGAGACCTATCTCGCCAGCGCCGCCGAGAATCTGTGGCTGCTGCCGCCCGCGCCCTACGGCGCCGACGGCGTGAGCATG encodes:
- a CDS encoding ABC transporter permease, whose product is MKYRDTIGMAVGAIARNKVRSFLTALGIIIGVASIIAIVQIGEATTRNVTDQISSIGSNLIMISPGRARRGRGMAQPFEVADYQALQNEIPDLHVAPVAGRGVTMVYGNLNHDAQVIGTTNDYLVVRNREIVAGRGFSAEELDSGAPVCVLGQTIIDTIFGRDDPLGQVLRINKIACQVIGILDPKGNSMGSDEDDFALMPLKAVQRRLLGSQDITGISVSVAQGADTTQAKAEIEALLRQRRPPAPDGTDDFRVHDMQEIVETLQGVTQALTALLGVVAAVSLLVGGIGIMNIMLVSVTERTREIGLRLAIGARARDVLTQFLIEAIAVSCLGGFLGIVLGLAGSWAAVRAMDMPFVFSPSVALIGFSFSAAIGVIFGYLPARKAAHLNPIEALRHE
- the modA gene encoding molybdate ABC transporter substrate-binding protein, translated to MNTALPNSSGAASRLARFARLTLVSLVILGGCERPQPGEEAELAAQSSNEELMIFAASSLTEAFHEIADAFEKEQSGVDVTLHFAGSQALRTQIENGAPADVFASANSKHMSALLAKDLVGAPALFAHNRLVIVTPPDNPAGIASAEDLPKAERLVVGADEVPVGMYTQAFLTRAAKSFGGDYREKVERDIVSREANVRLVLTKVSMGEADAGVVYRTDALQRGEQVHTVEIPDALNIRADYPVAVPTQSPRPALAQRWIDFVLSEQGQTILAKQGFGGATQAPDKAP
- the sppA gene encoding signal peptide peptidase SppA, with amino-acid sequence MRNILEMRTRLVKPAARRAAPLWVALAALLAFPTSALAQEEPTPSDGIIFPDQSITTRADATSLEVNPAGLGFMRGMQFALGLQEPSEDFKGVSNEGVGAFLAGGTGAFAAGFSTQWMSRSDLGYRARDFRKYTFGAGVSTGSNLSLGAALNFFGSSDDAALDELMSWDLGLMWRPSANLGFGVRVRDLNQPYFYTPDPSVRQPGSALPIRADLGVALRFWDGRALLDPAVGFSSTGTSLFFRPRVALEPFPGVRIFARTEFDFDLEPDNTSTTWNQTVAGLSLHTYGVGAETAAIADFSGESKFLGSTHLISVGSQRARELAPPERRWQLVNLNGGIAEQPSSGFLRPTIDSFLSLLLKIEQLTNDPSIEGVVFNVGESGLGYAQIWELRQAIARLRAAGKSTVSVLTNPTFRETYLASAAENLWLLPPAPYGADGVSMSMTSYAALLAKAGIEAEFLRIGRYKSAPESYTFRTPSPEATEQITDYLDGLYAQATDAMAGDRSMSAQAYREAVDAVPHLPSDAVEMGLADNVIYLDSIQERLREEFGGHLRLEDRYPTHPAADMRWGSRPEVAVVVISGMIVRGQSGGTPFLNETVSGSDTLTKVFGKLRRDPNIRAVVLRIDSPGGSAVASDLIFREIRQLAKDKPVIASMGNVAASGGYYAAAGGDEIFATPHTLTGSIGIFAGKFSISKLAGMLGVSSTRLQRGARSDSFSLFHPWDAAQREGVSKSITYLYRLFIEQVASTRPLSVDEVDAVGRGHIWDGERAKQHKLVDRIGGLTDAMHRAAELAGLPADAVDYRLYPDDVGIFDPGATAVHAAMLEKLGADVLGMDSSADQLSLDSAVGGLIQHLGRGILMPLLYHDQEALTLLPVVVEVD
- a CDS encoding TolC family protein; this translates as MSFTSLALAAPAFAQAVAPKETPEGANPAALLASEAADPSEGFESQTPKEVLERAMTHNPNLQAAVLAWRQAKLQVVSQDNQFVPLAFAEVGYSTGRRPYQGRDGVQLLSSDSIRFSTGLNQTFRSATRVGVSLEVERAAEDSIVLGDLDDTFGLGFLLTVSQPWLRGFGQETILAELHIAEVRRDAALAEQERQANALARQVLDAYWSLWFSEQQIRINQSALQLARQELKRAQEQFKVGEISASQMVSLETELARLTEDLVRSQATRQTQQFQLAALLGESPDKATLTPATEPPDVYDNLRRADLFAEAEKRSYELQSLKYTAEIARIQAALAKNRSLPSLSTDATVRVSGLGDDVPAAFEQIGGLEAISGNISLRLELPIINRAARADAERAALEVEIAETKYRAARDQLQSRVASTLSNFESAQSRLELAKKTATLAERQVEIQSTLFANGNTTMLDVVSAIQQRNQAQLRVASTRVEILKLRLELEEATGTLLERVSAALE
- a CDS encoding sulfate/molybdate ABC transporter ATP-binding protein; protein product: MHLQGRPLALIGPNGAGKTTCLKMLLGIYRPSAGRIEVGRRVLFDAQQSVDLAPEDRRLGYMPQNYGLFDHMSVTGNIAFGMNSLGKSKVEIAHRVQQLLAELDISHLAERAPASLSGGEKQRVALARALAIDPCALLLDEPLAALDRGARRRTRDYLREYLGQLNLPTLIVTHDPADVHALCDRVVAIERGAQVQCGSVEQFRRAPKTPFLQDFFCPDL
- a CDS encoding ABC transporter permease; amino-acid sequence: MSSHTPKNSATKPASLLVRAMAGIFLVFLLLPLIAIGTTTTPAEILTALKDPLVWPAVRISIVTTAISFGITLAFGTPLSWLLARSRSRWARACESLLELPIVLPPAVIGVALLLAYGRRGWLGGVFESLGWSPGFSLSAVIFAQLVVAAPFFIQSATAAFRQVDDELLIVARTLGASPMRTFLRVAVPLALPGLLNGAALMWARALGEFGATLFFAGNLSGRTQTMPLAIYAALESDLRVAQAMSVLLVAVAILLLSALRGPIAAKFGPYRHNGELQ
- a CDS encoding cold-shock protein, which encodes MADRILGKVKWFNEDKGYGFIEREDGGEDVFLHHSALDSSGGFATIAEDTPVEFEVEQGPKGPKAAHVQKR